From one Lolium rigidum isolate FL_2022 chromosome 4, APGP_CSIRO_Lrig_0.1, whole genome shotgun sequence genomic stretch:
- the LOC124649321 gene encoding uncharacterized protein LOC124649321 produces MSHSPSGSRATARSAGEEAFADAAAEEGSESQISALLFDMSNQVQDSLQNMLKMTSEIEQCGGEIEAEIQQAKEGVADKCRALEEEKERFQKVALAALNILSGGI; encoded by the exons atgtctCACTCGCCGTCGGGATCGCGCGCGACGGCGCGGTCGGCCGGGGAGGAGGCCTTCGCCGACGCAGCAGCGGAGGAAGGCAGCGAGTCCCAGATCTCCGCGCTCCTCTTCG ACATGTCGAATCAGGTCCAGGATAGCCTCCAGAACATGCTGAAGATGACCAGTGAGATCGAGCAGTGTGGTGGCGAGATTGAGGCTGAGATCCAGCAGGCCAAGGAGGGCGTGGCTGACAAGTGCAGGGCGCTCGAGGAGGAGAAGGAAAGGTTCCAGAAGGTTGCCCTTGCCGCGCTTAACATCCTGAGCGGCGGCATCTGA